The Phragmites australis chromosome 13, lpPhrAust1.1, whole genome shotgun sequence DNA window GGCAGAAACCCCCAATTGATGTTTCAGAACAGTCAGCCACCTTAACATTTAcccattctaaaaaaaaaaaaaaaaattaccccTTACCTTTTAATGGGTAGAAACAGTTGCTAAGACAAGAACATCTATAGCATGACTCTCCTTATTCATAATTAAAGCATAAAAAGCTAGCGATGTATTCCACAACATCTAGGGGACCAGCATAGACTAAGATCAGAAACACTACTGTTTTTAACCATAAAACATATCTGCAAAAATACTGGAGCCAACCAGCACATTTCTAATTTCGTTAATCCCAGCATAATTCGTAGCATTATAGAAAAGGGGATTCCTAGCATTATAGAAAAGGGCACAAATAAAATACCTGTTTCTAGATTTTGGAGGTGAGGGAGACACGCTGTTTTTACGCGAATGAAGCTTTCTGCAGCAGAAAATAGTAATGAACTGTTCATCAGAACAGGAGTGCAACATAAATGCTAAACATCATTAAATCTACTTGAGAATTATAGTACCTCTTTTTCACACTATCAGAAGGTTCATCACTTGAAACACTCCCTCGAACATGTGAAGAGCTCTCCTTCCTATTTCGACTTCTCTCTCTTGGAGATCGTGATCGTGACCGTGACCTTCTACTGCTATGACTTGATGAGCTCTTTGTCATTTGCCTTGAGCCGTCCTCCTTTTCATCTTTTACTTTCCCCTCTCCTCTATCAGTAATATCCCTGTTTCCCTCTCTAGTATCCTTTGAAAAATCCTTTCGATCTCCCTTGGCATCATCCTGCTTAGAGTTACCTCTGGAGTATGGCTCCCTTGTATCTGATTCATGCTTTGCAATCTTACCAGAACCTTTTTCTTCCTTGAAGCTACCCTTTTTATCAAGGTTTCCATACATGCTATATTTGTCATCATTATTGTATTTTTCTGCAGTAGAAGATTCAAGTTCTTTTGTATGATCAGCCTTCACCTTTTTTAAAAAGTCCTCCTTGCCGCTCTTTTCTAAATGCCTGTGACTGCTTTCCACATCATTGTACTTTTCAGCATGACTGCCAGAAGAGGTTTTTCTGTTCCGGATATCTACCTCTGCGTATCTATGTGCCTTGTCATCCATTTTATGAACTGCACCCTTTGGCTGGATAAAAGTTTTGGCATCTAAAGGAAATTCTCCATTCTGTGTGTCATGAATATGCTCACGTTCATGTTCTGCATTTGTGCTCCTTTGAAATTTTTTGTTCATATATTTAGGATCTTCCCCTGATGAAGTGCTTCCGAGTGaagaatttttttcattatGATTCCCATGTCGTTTACCAAGAGTGCTTTTATCACCTACAATTTTATCATGCATCCAAGTTAATAAATTGTGGAAAATCATGTCCCGTGAGTATTTCGTTGAGAACTTACCTTCTTCAGGATTAGCGGCGCTGGCATTAGCTTCAGATGATAAATTTGATGATGGAATCTTAGCCTCGCCATCAccctcatcttcatcatcatcatctgaatCATAACTAGCAAGACCGAGAAGAGCACCTTTAGGGGAACTTAGCCCAATACTATCTTTACGATCACTAGAGCTAATATTGGTTGGCGTAGCAGAGAGAACAACTTTAGCAGAGGTCTTGGTTTTTGATTCGCCCAGATTAGGCTCCTTCGAGCCAAAAATACCAGTGGGCTCATTGGCTGCACCAGAGGCAATGATCAGTAAAATCAAATATCTATTTAATTTCACAGTTCATAAAAATTCACTCACATTCAGCTGATGAATCATCTTCGTTCAAAACTTTTGTTGCGATCTCATCAAAAAGATCATCAGTAACCTGGATGTGATGACAAAAAAGGGTAAAAAACTAACAAACATTAGTATCCTTGTAAGTCTTTGGCAGATACAATCATACTGATAGTTAAACACAATTAAGCAAAGAACAAAACCTTCAAAAGAACTTCAGTTAGCACACGCTTAATTTCCTGGTTGATTGCTGCCACCCGAGCCGCTTCAATTTCATCCTGCAAATGATTAAGGTTTTAGAATGATTCAAATAAGAGCCATGTTGATACTCAAGTTGAAAATGggaacaaagaaagaaaaaaaaggccaaggtcAGCATGTTGTTCAACTATATGCTATATTAATCCCATAAAAAATGAATAGCAAAGTTGGTTTCCCCTCTAAATTGGTGTTGCTGTACAAAATAGTTTTCCAATAACTAGCGTATGGGTACAGTGTCTCTGTGGGATATAAACAAGTCATTGCATAACCTAATAAGTAATAACATACAAAAGGAATTGGAAAACCACGGAGCAATAAATCAGGCAATAACGCTAGGCAAGGGAGCATGCCATCAATAGTTTCTCGAAGCCACTACCTCCAACTCTACCCCAATAGTCCAACCTGCTGCTATGACCAAGCTAGCTCACTGTTTTTAACAAAAGTTGatccaaaaataatttttcacatCTTCATTTAGAGTCCCCCACACCACTATTTAGCTTACTAACTTGGACACATTAATCACCACTCAGATCCTTAAATAGATCATTAGAAGTATGGTATTTggctaagagagagagagagagagagagggagagagagagtgagagagagagccaaGTATCTTAACCAGCTAGACTACAacggagaatttttttttggctgacTTCGCACAAAAATGAATTACATAAAGGAATTATCAATAGTGTGATAGGTAGGGATTGATAATTAAAATAGTGAACATCACCTCATCAGCTTCATCATCTTCAGTGGATTTAGCTGAATCATTGCTTCTGCTGTCACTTTGGTCAGGTCTTCTTAGTGGTTGTTCGGCATCTTTAGATTCCATGGAATTTAAATTCGACGAGTGCTGTGCCAAAGCACTCAATGGAGCTGACTTTTTCTTCAAAAGTTCTTCTCGAAGCCAGTTAGGTACTGGAGGCTGGCACAAGAATCATTCAAAGTTAAACAGGTAGAAAGATCAGGAAGGGAAATGCATGGCAGCAAAAAGAGGTCGCATACTTTCTTTGATTTTTCTGCAACACTAAACAGAGTGTTTGGATCTGTAGGGAACACTTCTGTTACACTACCAACACCAAATGCTGCAGGTGGGACATAGTTTGAACCAGAGACTGCTCCAAAAAGTGGTGCAGCATGCACAGAAGGATCCATCTGTAAGATCAAAAGAGTAGGCATCACTCAtgtaaagaaaataaaacagGATAGGTGAATAATACAAACAGGTATAAACCTGTGCTGCTTGTGGTGGCACTGGAGCTTGAGGGAGAAACCCTACTGCAGGAGGCATCCATGAATGGGTGGATGTTGCAACTACATCATGATTAGATGCTACTGATGGAGCAGCTGGGATACTAGAATTGTAATTTATATGGACTGGCATATCAGGAGCTTTCCTGCTATTAAATTCCAAAGGTTGGTCACTTGGATCAACTGACTGTCGTTCATGCCCAAAAGGAGGCTGTTCCACTGAGGGAACATGCATACTAGGCGGAGCCCGTGGGAATCCATCTTGAACAGACGAAGCAGTTGGAAATGGTTGTGCTTGCGAGCTTGGATATTGAGGCATAGCATTCCCATTACCTGTTATTACATGGCATagtcaaaaagaaaattttctttaaAATTATTGAAGTTTCAGCATGAATGTTGGACTGCTGGTAAGACAAACAAATGTGTTCATCTTCATATAATAGAAAAGGATATTGCTCAAATACATTGTACTAGTGACCATTGGAGGAAATGGATGATTTCTGCTATTCACAGTTAAAAAGGATGATTAATCAACTATATTGCATCAGTGACCGATTTTTCTTTTCAGCTATAAGGACGATAAATATAATCAACATGACATACCACCAGTACTTATTGAATATTTGACAAAACCATAATCACTGATGAAGAAATTCATCAGCATATAAGTATATTTATTTACTAATATGTGTTTTCCTCCATTTGGTAGAGGCCAACACAATAGATATATCCAACTCGTTGCTTCAAATACAACGCAAATGAAGTACCCACAACAGATACTGGTAGCTAAGTATCAAGAGATAGGTGAAGTGCATTATACTCTTCATTCTAAAAATAGGGATGCTCTAGCCTTTTCATTTTTTCAGTCTTTCCATGGTCGAATCTGAAAACTTTCCCAGGAGGTTCAACCTATTATGATTCAGGCTGCACATACAATCAAATTGCCAAGCAAGGCATACCTGGAGCAGAAGAATAATTATAAGATACCTCCTGCTCATAGGTGGATGGAAATGAATCAAAATTCTTCGCTGGAGACACCATTGGACCTCTATCTGCAATACAATCTTCAGCTCCATTCTGAAACTTACACATCCACATGTAACACATATAGAGCAAGGGCAATAATATACTGTACCTAGCAAATGTTTTGTTTCCCTATGATGACCTGCCATTGGAAATGGCACATAGTCGTTACTTGATTGAGGAATTGGTGGGTGTAAAGGTTCTTTAACTTCTGTAGGCAGACCAGCTGGTTGCTGATACTGATCATGGTAACCATAATGATGATTTTCAGTTCTACTTGTGGATACAACATGCTGTTGAACCTGGCGGTTTTCCGTAACTGACTTAGCAGCAGCCCATGCTTTCGCCTTTGTAGCCCAATCTTCCTCATTGCCATGACCTTccagtttttttgttttttaaggaAATAGAGAAACTTAATCATCATAACAAAAAATTGAGTTCTTGCTGCAAGGTTTTTCTCTCCAAGAAGTCTCTCCAGAGTTAACGTATATGATGTTTAAAGTTTACTTCATTAAAAGTAGCCTAAATAGATttaacgcccccccccccccccaaacaaaaaaaaaactttccaTGATTGGTCAATTAACTAACAAGACAATTGCATTTGCTAGAAACAAAGTATCACAACAAAAATTATCAAGACATGATTATGTAAGAAAGTACGTCAAAGTTCAGAAGCAAGGGTTATGTGGGAAAGTACATGCATTATAACAGTGATATCCAGAATATTTGAAATACGATCAGTTAATATTGATTTAGCAACAAATGAACTCATGAAGAAAATATCCCCCCAGGACCAAGTTTATTACTCTTTTATAAACATTTGGAAATGGATGCATTTTTCCATTTTACATCGTACAATGTGTTTAGGCTTGATAATTTTCAAGGAAACATCTCATTCACATTCACTAATACGTTTTGGATAGTGGTAGCACTCCAATAATCATCAAATGGTGCAAGGAAATTTCCAACCAAAACTAAGCTTTAGTACCAACACCATCGCCAGTATGGCCATGGTTGATACATACTTGTCAACTACTTCGGTAGCATTCTATGCAGTATCCAATACCTATTGAGGACTTCTGTTTTCATGAACGAGATTGAAATACATGTATAATTCAAACTTTTTACGAAAAAAATCCTCGATGTGAAGCAATTAGGATTTTTAACACAAATGCCATATCAGAGTGCCCACATCATATTGTATTGATGCCATgtatcaaaaattcagtatcaACACAAGCTATGAAGTTCCTGTTGTAAATCATACTCAACATCATCTTGCAAAATTATATCTAAAGACGCATAGGCTTAGATAATATTGACAAACCTGGATATCCATGATCCTGAGTCCATGAATGATTGGTCCAAGCCTACAAAATAAACAACGTTGGGGAACAAATTTCATATTCCATGAAAGTAGAGAACAAAGAagcaaatgaaataaaaaataatgggcAGATCATGCAGCCAGCCGCTTGGCTAAAAACACAAAACCAACTGAAGGTCACCTGACTGAAAGCAGAAAAGTCGAGATATACATCAAAGCACCTAGCTAAGACACAGAAAATAGCAAGCCTTAGATAGTAGAACCGTGCCATCTGCCATCGTATACCGTCATATCAACGTCAAATTACGCCCAGCAAGAGCATCATTGAATTGAATGGACTCATAAGCTTTCATCCAAACAACCTGGCACCACGTTTTGTTTGCTACTTGAAGTAGAACACACTTTCCATAAACCCTACACCTAGCAACTGACCTACGCTACAAACCCTAACACAAATCTCTTACCAGTGTTACCCAATGCCCCGATAAGGACGCTAACGCATCGCCAGCCATCTGTTTCAGAAAACGAACACTGGATACGTCCAACGTACctgccccggcggcggcggagggtaGCTGGCCGGCGAGGGCTGGCCGGCGGCGTGGTGAGGAGGCCAGGGGTTCCCAGgcgccggtggcggcggctgcATCGGCATCGGCGGGGGCAGCGGCTGGTACGCGTACGGGTGCTGCTGTGGCAGCGGCGCAGGGTGGCGCTGGTGATGTATGTCGGGGGGCGGGCCCCACTGGCGGTGGTGCTGGGGAGGGTAGGGGTGGCTGGGGTGGGGAGGGTACGGTGGCGGGGGCGCGGGATACCAGTGGGCGTTCGGGTGGGAGGGATgaggcggctgcggcggcggcggcgtgtcgCCAGGGCCGGCGAAGCGGCGCTGCTGGTGGTACGCGTCCATGGACGCGGACGCGGACGGGgacggggagaggagaggaggcgcgAGCTGCGGAGAGGTGGAATTTTCTTCCCCTGCTGTCACTCTTACACCGGGTCggtctgctctgctctgctctgctctgctctggttTTGTTGCTTCTCCGCGAGGTTTGTGGTGCGCACACGGTTTGGGCTTTCTGGGCTGCCAGCCCCGCACAAGCTTTTgggcattttttatttttatatttcggaaatcaaaaaattgtaaaacaggCTGGCGATCTTCCGttaggttaaaaaataaaaaaaacactgTATTtcattgctcttaaaattcaaaatactatcaaaataatcatgaaaattcTGAAACAAGTATGTTGTAGAGGATAGTATGATCTCTCTCAAAAAACTTCAACTTAAACaaataattttacaataaaaaacaaaaaagacaaatttcatgaaaaaattgtcTGAATCTTTTAAGAGATAGGTCATAGTATCctccataatatttttttaatttttcatgactatttcgatattattttaaattttgaaagcAATAAAACGcactgtttttattttttaacctgtCGCCTATTGTAAGAGCGACATCAAACATAAGGTACCCACCAACCTTTTTTTAATTGAATCAATAACACTATTTTTCTtattaaataaattttcaaaaaactaatattattaattaaactaaagaTGGTGAGTATATCCTTTAGGTTCACCAATTTACACCCCTAACGACTACCTCAACAGTCAACACTATCGAATGATAGTTTTACTTAAAAACAGTCGATGATAATTGATTTGGATTAAACAGGCCAGTAGATACCAATGACCTCTTGAGTACAAGGCACGGAAGAAAACAGAAACATGGCAGTTAAGCATTAAGTAGCTGGACTAATGGAGTATGGTAGTTTCCATCATCAAAGTCTGGAACAGATTCAGTGATCAAAGCTGGAAATAACACAAGCCACAACAAATAGCACAAGTCCACGAGCCAGAAATATCTCAACACCGTCTCTAGGCTATTTCTACAAGAAAACTACTACATTCTCCAACTCATAGAGCACTAGTTCGTCTTGAGCCTGCCAACTCGAGTTGCTTGCAGCCAACCTAACTAGTTTGGCTTCCATCTAAGACAAGCAGTGATTCCCCAAGTAGCTTTTgtgcctcctctctcctcctgaAGCAAGGAAATACCCATGGATGTCAGAATACTAGCATTGTACAGTCACAATTTACGATAACACCGGATGGTTTGAAAGCAAGCGATTAAGTTATAATGATCCTTAAGGGAGTAAGGGACGAAGGTTACTTGCAATATGTAAGCATACATACAGGATACCATATGAAATGTCTGTTCCCAATAGCAAAAGTCAATATTGTAGAATAGCATGTCCTCTATAATTTTCTATCAAAATCATCAGTTAACCATCTCCAGAAGTAGCTatagtcttcttcttctttacaaCGACAAAGTTGCAATGCGGTcgtaaaagaaaaaacacacacaaaagGCTAATAATATAGAAATAGCATGATTATGCTGGATTAAAAGTTTGCAATAGTTGCGAACAATAAGTCATGTTTGGCCGTCTGGACACAATCCATTTTCCCAACTCAAAATAACTAAGAAtatacaaatacatatatgATTGGTTCAGTGTATAGTGGAGCATTCTGGGGGACCAGCTAATATAATcaaaataatgataataatgatGCATGCTTTTTTGTAAAGAGGCATTGAGAAAAGAGCTCAGAGGTCTACCCTGCCATGCCAGATGAATATTCAAAACTTATGCAGCCAAGCTGAAGAAAGACTAGTCACTCACTGTTTTATGTCTTCAATTGCTTGCTTGTGGCGCTGTATTTGGCTCTCAAGCATGTGAATCAATGTGGCTCTTGCCTAAAagattttcaaaaaattaagtACATTTTAGTGAATTGAAGAGAAATTCACCACGTGGAACAAAAACTGAGGTTCACACCTGATGAGGTCGTAGGGAATTAAGAAGATGATGTAAGTTCTTGAAAATGAGTGAAATATCTTCTACCCTGCGAGCATACTGAGATGGTCTCTCCACTAAAATATCTGCCAGCTCCAATATATGTTGAAGCTCTCTGTTCAGGGTCCTTAGCTCCTTTTTGAAGTCTGAAATATAATcagttttcaaaaaaaaaaaaaaacacctcgATCCTCAAAGCTTGGCAGCACCACATCTGTCTAGGGGCCAGAGAGGCAAACCGCAGTCAGTTTAACAAAAGCAATATCACACTATAAAGAAGATTATGATAAGCAACATACTGTGTAGGTAGCACCAAAGAGTTTGTATGGTCCATCAATTGGCGGTGGAGGATCTGGAGTAGATGAAGGGTCCTGCTTGTAATCCTTATACAGTTGGTAGTAGGAGGGAATGACGATGATGTGGCCATTGCCATCCAGCCTTATGCTGCACAAAACCAGAATACCATATACGTAATCAATTAATTTTTCTAGTCGTCAAATCAAATTACATAACCTCTCAGACGGTCAAGTCATATaaatgcaatttttgttttctagTGTGCTTAAGCTCAACAGATTAAATGTAAATTGAAAATACGGTACAAAGGTCAAAGGGGAAACAAAGCCAAACATTTTCGCATTACTGCCATACGGACAAATCCTCAGGCTAGTCAACTTCCTGAATGCAGTAGCGGTCTATACACCATATTACAAAACACTAAACTTCAGAAGCCTTCTAATTATGATTCATCAAAAGAGCAAAAGCAATAGTTAAGCACTTTACTCCAAGTACCATCGATCTAGCCAAGTACATCAATACAAATGCAATGAAAATTTTCACGATATAAAACATCACGGATGAATGATTACCCTAGAAATATACAACTGGAATGAGATCAGTATCACTGACTACAACATGAAAGTCTCAACTAGTATAATCCTGCCCCTCCCCCCAATCTTAGAACACGACGTACTAACCAAACACTTCGCAACCCCTTCCCTACCACCACACAACAATTTGAGCAACCAGCAATCCGGAGATGAGTGAGGCTGAGGCTAGTGCTGAGCAAACATAGAGCGAGgcgagagagagataaagaaagaaagatatgGGGCGACTACCAGGACGAGTAGGGGGGTCAACTCACCGATTTTCGCGGCTGACACCACGGGGAAGgggagcgccgccgccgccgccgccggtagGACGGAGGCGAGACGGAAACGATGCCGTCGACGGATCCAATTCCTCTGAGGTTGCGTTTGGCGACGGGAAAAGAGGGGGGAAGTCGGAGAACAGTAGATTCCTAATACTAAATTATGAGGAGAGCACAAGATCTCCGTCCGCCGTCGATGAGTCGACGATGCCGATGCGACGGAAAACCAGAACCCGGACCAGCCCGGTGGATGGGCGAAGGCCCAATTCGGATCCACCAAGGTCAATCTGAGACGATCATTTCCAATCAGACGGTGCGCAGAGCTGCAAGGCGAGTCCTTTTACGCTGCTCCCCTCGCACCAAGTCATAATTCAAAAACGAGCCCGACCTTCCGCATCCGCAAGAAAGGGAGGGAGCTGGGGGAAGCAAAGCACAGAGGCGGCcggcgcagcagcagcaacgacACAACTCTGCCAATCACACGAGCCGACACAGAGGAGGAGCGAGGCCGTGCGCCGCAGATCCGTGGTTGCGTTAGGGCTCCGGCAAGtaggggagggaggagatggaCGTTGTGAAGGCGGCGCAGCTGTCGGGGCGGACGCTGGAGCGGGTGGTGGTGCACCCGCTGGTGCTGCTCAGCATCGTGGACCACTACAACCGCGTCGCCCGTGATACCCGCAAGCGCGTCGTCGGCGTGCTCCTCGGCACCTCCTCCCGCGGCTCCGTCGACGTCACCAACTCCTACGCCGGTAGGCGACCCTGCCTCTCTCCGCTAGGGTTTACGCCGGCCCAGGCATGTCCTCGTCCCTTTCCAGGGGGCCTGCGCTTCGTGCTGTGTCTAGGGTTTCGCGAATTCGGTTGTGTTGTGTAGATGTATATAGATCTACTGGCGTGAATTGCCGTGCTTTCACATGATTAGATCTATGAAGTTGTTCCGGGGTAACTTGCTATATCCGCAACCTGCGGTGCGCTTGACGCCTGATTTTTGCAGTGCCATTCGAGGAGGATGACAAGGATCCGAGGATCTGGTTCCTGGATCACAATTACCATGAGTCGATGTTCTCCATGTTCAAGAGGATCAATGGTATGCTGTTTCAGAACTCCGAGCTTGTTGGGCTTGCGCTATGTGATTGACTCTGTTGGCCCGATGAACTATTTCCTATGCAGCCAAGGAGCATGTTGTTGGCTGGTACAGCACTGGTCCAAAACTAAGGGAGAACGACCTGGATATCCATGCTTTGTTCAACAGGTATGATTCTGTGCTATAATCATATATCATATAATTGTTCGTTAAGTTCTGCCCTCTTATAAGTAGTGTTTTTGTTTAATCAGCTACAATTTTATTTATACCGTCCGAAGTTGTAAAACAAATGAATAACTTTTCAGGCAGGCTAGTACGACCGTTTGAAGTGTTGTTATGAATAACCTAGTTTCTGTAGCTTATTCACTCCCTTTTCACCTAGTTTTAATGATAGGCAATTGTTATGTGTGCTCAATTTTTTTGTTCTGTAATGCTTCAAGCCATGTGGGTTCTGGTAGATTTGAATTGTATCTTTTACTATCCTGCCAATGAAATTGTATCTGTTTCTCTCCTGCCAATGCAGTTCTGATCTAGATTGTTGGCAATGAAACTAACATCAAGACAACAGTCAGCATGATAAATTTCCACCTGACTTAGTTTCAACACCGTAATTCCTCCACCACATACTTCATTAAAAGAATCAACTTGTTGGGTGAAGCTAAATCATGATTTTTTAGAGCTATTAGTATTAATACCTTCTAATGGTTTGTAgacctaaaaaaaaaaacttaatttaAAACCTTGAAAcgtcatatgtattttttatctatattttctGTATCCTTTTTAAGGGGTGTCTGGTTGTGG harbors:
- the LOC133888325 gene encoding uncharacterized protein LOC133888325 isoform X5, which encodes MDAYHQQRRFAGPGDTPPPPQPPHPSHPNAHWYPAPPPPYPPHPSHPYPPQHHRQWGPPPDIHHQRHPAPLPQQHPYAYQPLPPPMPMQPPPPAPGNPWPPHHAAGQPSPASYPPPPPGQAWTNHSWTQDHGYPGHGNEEDWATKAKAWAAAKSVTENRQVQQHVVSTSRTENHHYGYHDQYQQPAGLPTEVKEPLHPPIPQSSNDYVPFPMAGHHRETKHLLDRGPMVSPAKNFDSFPSTYEQEVSYNYSSAPGNGNAMPQYPSSQAQPFPTASSVQDGFPRAPPSMHVPSVEQPPFGHERQSVDPSDQPLEFNSRKAPDMPVHINYNSSIPAAPSVASNHDVVATSTHSWMPPAVGFLPQAPVPPQAAQMDPSVHAAPLFGAVSGSNYVPPAAFGVGSVTEVFPTDPNTLFSVAEKSKKPPVPNWLREELLKKKSAPLSALAQHSSNLNSMESKDAEQPLRRPDQSDSRSNDSAKSTEDDEADEDEIEAARVAAINQEIKRVLTEVLLKVTDDLFDEIATKVLNEDDSSAESNEPTGIFGSKEPNLGESKTKTSAKVVLSATPTNISSSDRKDSIGLSSPKGALLGLASYDSDDDDEDEGDGEAKIPSSNLSSEANASAANPEEGDKSTLGKRHGNHNEKNSSLGSTSSGEDPKYMNKKFQRSTNAEHEREHIHDTQNGEFPLDAKTFIQPKGAVHKMDDKAHRYAEVDIRNRKTSSGSHAEKYNDVESSHRHLEKSGKEDFLKKVKADHTKELESSTAEKYNNDDKYSMYGNLDKKGSFKEEKGSGKIAKHESDTREPYSRGNSKQDDAKGDRKDFSKDTREGNRDITDRGEGKVKDEKEDGSRQMTKSSSSHSSRRSRSRSRSPRERSRNRKESSSHVRGSVSSDEPSDSVKKRKLHSRKNSVSPSPPKSRNSIMFHL
- the LOC133888325 gene encoding uncharacterized protein LOC133888325 isoform X2; its protein translation is MDAYHQQRRFAGPGDTPPPPQPPHPSHPNAHWYPAPPPPYPPHPSHPYPPQHHRQWGPPPDIHHQRHPAPLPQQHPYAYQPLPPPMPMQPPPPAPGNPWPPHHAAGQPSPASYPPPPPGQAWTNHSWTQDHGYPGHGNEEDWATKAKAWAAAKSVTENRQVQQHVVSTSRTENHHYGYHDQYQQPAGLPTEVKEPLHPPIPQSSNDYVPFPMAGHHRETKHLLDRGPMVSPAKNFDSFPSTYEQEVSYNYSSAPGNGNAMPQYPSSQAQPFPTASSVQDGFPRAPPSMHVPSVEQPPFGHERQSVDPSDQPLEFNSRKAPDMPVHINYNSSIPAAPSVASNHDVVATSTHSWMPPAVGFLPQAPVPPQAAQMDPSVHAAPLFGAVSGSNYVPPAAFGVGSVTEVFPTDPNTLFSVAEKSKKPPVPNWLREELLKKKSAPLSALAQHSSNLNSMESKDAEQPLRRPDQSDSRSNDSAKSTEDDEADEDEIEAARVAAINQEIKRVLTEVLLKVTDDLFDEIATKVLNEDDSSAESNEPTGIFGSKEPNLGESKTKTSAKVVLSATPTNISSSDRKDSIGLSSPKGALLGLASYDSDDDDEDEGDGEAKIPSSNLSSEANASAANPEEGDKSTLGKRHGNHNEKNSSLGSTSSGEDPKYMNKKFQRSTNAEHEREHIHDTQNGEFPLDAKTFIQPKGAVHKMDDKAHRYAEVDIRNRKTSSGSHAEKYNDVESSHRHLEKSGKEDFLKKVKADHTKELESSTAEKYNNDDKYSMYGNLDKKGSFKEEKGSGKIAKHESDTREPYSRGNSKQDDAKGDRKDFSKDTREGNRDITDRGEGKVKDEKEDGSRQMTKSSSSHSSRRSRSRSRSPRERSRNRKESSSHVRGSVSSDEPSDSVKKRKLHSRKNSVSPSPPKSRNRRISRSPHSKHSHRRHSPYSSANRKRRSRSRTPVKRR